The Terriglobus sp. TAA 43 sequence CCAGTTGTTTACCAGAATACAAATACCAACCTCTCGGTATTACGTATCTCGTAACAACGTTGCGCATGACTCATAATTTAAGCCGAGTGCTGAATCATATGATTTAGCACTCGGCTCGACAGCATGAAGGAATTCGCTAATACAGGCTTGAACGATCGGTAACAGAAGTGCTCTAGGTCAGAAAACTCTGTTTGATATACGACACAAAGGTCAAGAAAGATCGACCGATATGTCATATACCTCATTTTCACCCACTGAATAGCCGAACAGAAGCTCTCCGGAAGGCGTTACTTCGAGCACGCTTGAGGAATAGTCTTCGTCGTAGCGTTCGGGCATCTTCTGTATCTCCATGGTTTTCCCACCATCAACGAGATACTTCATAAGTACGTAGCTCCCGTCATGGGCCTCGACAAAATAGAGAATGTTCTTCTTCCGATCCCACGCTTGCGCGCCGATCACGGTGGACGAAGAAACATCGTGCCAGGTCCGGGAAGTTACATCAAATAACTTCAGTTTCGATTGGTCGTTTGTTACTGCCGATAAGTAATGTCCATCAGACGACCATTTTGGTGATGAGAGCCCCGATCCGCCAGGAAGTGGTTCTACTTTCTGATCCCCTAGTGTCAAAAGGAAGATTGCATTCTCCAAGCGATTGCCACCTGACTGAGACTCAAATGCGACTGTTTCGCCCACTGGTGCGTAGGCTATCTTTCGCACATCGTGTATTGCCGCAACGGTGGTCCGCGTTCCTCCACCAGCTGCATTCACGCGGCCAATCGTGTTCTCGCCATTTCGCTCTCTGATGTAGATCAGAGTACGATCGTCCGCGGACCATTGGGGAAATTTGACGAATTCCCCTGGGGCAGAAAGTTGTACACGTTGGCTACCATCAAGCCGACTCTTCCAGAGACTGCCTTCAGGATGCAGCGTGTAGGCAATCCACTCACCGTCATGCGACACACTCAACGACGAAACCGAGAGATCCCGGAGTAGCGGCTCGCAGTTACGACTCAACATCGTGAAATAGAGCCGGCTCTGTACGCCCATTGCATAGAGATGGCGGAGATCCGGACTGAGCATGGGTGATCGCCAGAAATCAACCGGCCCTGCGGCGATTTCCCAAGGATCGCCCTTGCTTTTCCAACGTAGGAACTTTTCCCGTCTAGCCCAAATCGACGAGGAACTCTCACCATCCACGACATATACAAAATACTTTCCGTCGGTACTCCACGAACCACAGCAGGCATGATGCTCGTGAGGGTCTCCTTTTAGGACCGGGGTAACACTACGATCTGCAAGGCTGACCTCATACAAGCTCTTTTGGTCATTCGCCTCGTGAACTGAGAAGCGGATTGATTTGCCATTTGGAGACCAGGTTGGCCAAAAGGGCGTGCCTGAGGGAGTCGCAAGCACCGACGCGTTCTGACCATCACTATTTGCCAACATGATTTGCTGTTGAGAAACGTAGACGATCTGTGTGCCGTCCGGGGACCAGGAGGCCGATCGGCCGAATATTTCGGCCATCGGTCGCGAGGGTCGTCCCTGGAGCGTTACCGCGGTGATGGGACCATCCTGATCGCCGCCGGAAATTAGCGCTTCGCCCCGCTCCGAACGAACCCCCGAGATGTATTCATTTGGAGCATTCAACGGAGCTGCAGCGATAGTGCCCCCGTCAACGGAGACCGAAGCCAGATAGGGCTTCTTTCCGCGGAGTTCAGTAAAGACGAGCATCCCTTTATTGAGAATCAAAGGGGCTCTATTGACTTTGCCAAATCCATCCCGAGTGAGTTTCGTCACTGCGCGAAGGTCTTCCTTCGGGTTGTAAACATTTCCAAGAATCGGAACCACGGCAAAAACAAACAATGCAATCAATCCGATCAACAAGGAAGACTTTACAGTCACAACCTGGTGCGAACTTTGACTGAACCTGTTAGTGGCGAAATCCACTCGCAACTTATCAAGAACATCAGAGTCTGAGTTTGTCCAAGATGGTGATGATGACGAGTTACCCTGGTTTAGGGCCCCTAGGGATATACGGTACCCCTTCTTGGGTACTGTTTCTATGTACTCCCGGCCGTTCGGTAGCTTACCCAGGGCCTTTCTCAACATGAATATTGTTTGTGTAAGGTTGTGCTCTTCGACGACCACGCCCTTCCAGACAGTATCGAGAAATTCGTCCCGGCTTACTGTCTTTCCTTCGGCTTTTAAGAGCAGTGACAACGCCTCTCTTTGGCGTTGCGGCATATCAATTATCTCAATCCCACGCATGACAACCATTTGGTTGGCCTCAAACGTGTATTCACCAAAATGCAGTATCTGCTTCATATCAGGGACCTTGGAGAAAATCCGTTGATTTTTGATCCACCTCAATCGTTCATTTGAGGACTTCCGTCGCGCCAAACATTAGCGTGAAGAAGTTCCCAGAATTACGAAGCCGTAGGTCAGTCTCAACGGTGAGAATTCTGTTCTTTGAGGGTTTTTACCCTTTTTAACTCTTAGGAGTGTTACCAATGTCTGCCAGTAAAGTGTTCCATCTGCTTTTCGCGAGCAATTTCTGCGTCGATCCCCGACTCTTCGGTCGGGCTCTGGTTTTCTTTCTTTACATTCCGTTCTTTGCAACCTTGATAGGTGTCACAACACCGTCCATATTCAAGGCGGCATTTATACGTGCGACGCCCGGAACTCTGTCAGCGGTTGTATCAGTACTCATGCAACTTGTCTGCCTCATATTGCCCAATGAATGGCTGTGCAATTCAAGTTCCGCTTCTCGCAGGAACTTTGTCGCCATAAATAATCTTGAGCTGCGAAGTCAGGTTTACGCATAGGAAGCTTTCGCTTTCTGCGACCAAGATTAGGGGGAATATCGAAACGTTATAACGATACTCCCAAAAATTGATTTCCGATAGCTATTTCACTTCTCCCCGATATATAGGTCTCAAGGATCTCGACTATGCTCCGTACTCGAACGGTCGCTCTTATCAGCCCCTCTACTCCCTTCCTGCAAGCCGCAGTAACTGCCTTGACCTTTGAAGGTCATGACGTTGTCGCTTTTGAGGCGCTCACAGAAGCGCTCGGCGCAATGCAAAATAGATCATTCGATGCAGTTGTCATCGATGTATCTGCGCGGCCACCACGTGATCAACGCTCTTTAGCCAATATCGTCAGACTTGCGGGGAAGGATAGGATCTGGATCGCTCTACCACTAGGCGTAAGCCCCTGGGCATCAGATGCGGAACAACTCGGCATTCGACATACACTTGGCGTTCCCCTTCGTTCGGCTGAACTTGAAGAGGTATTGACTTATCTTCAGGAGCTTCCATCTTCCCCAGCTTCTTACGAAGCTGAACCCGCACAGTCGCGTCCTGTGCACATCGAGGATCTTCCCAATAACCGCTATTTTCTGGCGGCCAGCCCTTCGATGATGCGGATTTACGAAAACATTCGTTTACTCGCGCAAGTAGATGCGCCAGTACTCATTCTGGGTGAAAGCGGCGTGGGTAAGGATGTTATCGCTAACCTTCTTCACAAGCATTCCCGCCGTGCTGCGCACCCATTCTGCTCCGTAAATTGTGCAGCTCTTCCTCCCGACCTACTTGAGAGCGAACTCTTCGGCTATGAAGCGGGAGCCTTTACTGGAGCCGTCAAGGCAAAGCCTGGCCGGTTCGAACAGGCGGACAAAGGAACACTGCTACTGGACGAGATCGGCGAAATGAGCGCCCCGATGCAGGCGAAACTCTTGCATGTATTGCAAGATGGTCGCTATTCCCGCCTGGGCGCACGCACTGTATCAACCGCTGATGTCCGTGTAATCGCGGCCACCAATGTAAATATTGATAGTGCAATTGCAGACAAGTTATTCCGCGAAGATCTTTATTACCGCATCAGCACATTCACAATTCAAGTGCCGCCGCTCCGCGAGCGCCGCGAAGAAATACCATATTTAATTGAGGAAATGGTGAAACGGCAGGCAATGGCGTTCCATCAGGACCCGGTTTATATTTCTCCCCGCATGATGTCGATATTGCAGGAATATGAATGGCCTGGTAACTTGCGCGAACTTGGCAATGCCGTTATTCGTATGCAAGTACTTAAAGGACAGGAGTCCTCAATCTCCGACATCGAGACCAAGGTCCTGGGTAAGGTTGCAAAGGTCCAGTCTTGCAGCAAGGATGCGCCCGAGCCGGAAGTAAGTGTGAACGAAATGCGGTCGATCGTCAGAAATTTCAAAGATCAAACGGAAAGCCGCCTGATTCAGCAGGCGCTGGAAGAGGCTCGATGGAATCGCAGACAGGCGGCCCTGGCTCTACGGATCAGCTATCGCACTTTGTTATATAAGATTGAGCATTACCGGTTGAAAGAAACCCGCGTACCAATGCATTTCGATGTGCAGAACAGCGGTACTTCTCTTCCCGCCTAAGGTAACGCCACAAAATTACTCTAAAGTAACTGCATTGGTGTTCCAGATAGATACAGAACTGAGAAAAGGGAGGTCACCCTCCCTTTTTCTTATGCATTTAGCGCTAAGAAAGGGGAGGATACCCTCCCCTTTTCCTATGCATTGACCAATGCTTTTTCTCGTTCCTTCTTTATTTGTTCCTTTTGCCATTCGATCGTACGGATGAGCCCCTCTTCCAACTGCACAGAAGCGCGGAATCCTAAGAGCCGTTCTGCTTTCCGAATATCTGGAACGCGCCGCAAGACATCCTCATACTTACGTCCAGCAATAGCGTCGTACGGAATCATGTCGATCTTGGGCTCGCCTGGCTTGCCGCACAACCGGTGGATTTCACGGGCCAAATCAAGGATCGTTATCTCTCGGTTATTACCAATGTTAACAATCTCCAGATTTGCAGTGGTCGCTTCAGCCGCCGCAACGATGCCACGTGACGTGTCTTCCACGAATGTGAAGGAACGCGTCTGCTGGCCGTCACCATGAATCGGGATAACTTCATCATTCAGAATTGCATTGATGAATACCGACTGCGGGCCGCCCCACCATGTCAGATTTTGACGTGGGCCATACGAACCAAAGATACGAAGAACTGTGGCATAAATGCCAGCCTCTTCCGCCATCGCAAGAACCAGGTGCTCATCGAACATCTTCGACGCTGCATATGCCCAGCGAGCTACCGTGGCTGGTCCCAGAACGCAGACTCCATCCTCCGCGAATGGCACATCCGGGCTCTTACCGTAGACGTCAGAAGTGGAGGTAATAGTGAAGCGCGCCCCACTCTCGATTGCTACCTGCAACGCGTTCTGCGTGCCAATCGAGTTGACGAGTAGCGTCTTCTTTGGGTTTTCATATCGCGGAATCTTATAGGCCGCCAGATGAATAACACTGTCGACCTTGCCGGCTGCGTCTCGCAGAGCTGCGAGATCACATACGTCAACTGCGCGAAACTCAAAAGACGGATGCGACGAGGCAGCTTCGAGATTGCGCATATGACCGTGTGACAGATCATCTACCGCAATTACTTCGTAGCCCTTTGCGAGCATCCGATCCGTCACATGAGATCCCAGAAATCCTGCGGCTCCCGTAATAAGTACTCTCTTCATGCTGCCCTCACCATTTCTACGATTTGATCGACACTACGTTTGCGGGCTAGTCCTCCCCCGAATAGATCGAGGTTGCGCGGCTCGGCCGATGGACCGCCATGCACTAATGCATTTGCTGCCTGAATAATTGGTTCGCTGGCACTGCCCACGAGCATGTTCCATCCACCATGCAAGGTTTCGCGCCACTCCGTCTCTTCACGAAGCGTAAGACACGGAACTCCAGTGAAATATGCTTCTTTCTGAAGGCCCCCCGAGTCGGTCATGACAAAGCGGGCATTCCGTTGTAGCGCAAGCATCTCGAGATACCCCACAGGTTCCACAACATGAACATGGCTTCCCAGGAAGACGGCGTTCTCGGTCTGCGACAGTCGGTTCCGCAAACGTGGATGCATCGGAAAAACAATCGGAATATCGATCTGACGAAGCGCGTTCAGAATCGAAGACAGTTTCGCGGCATCATCGGTCATTTCTGCTCGGTGCAGTGTGACCAGCGCATACCCGCCAGCTTTTACCGGAAGATCGCGTAACGTTGCGGCTTCACGGTGCTGGCTGCCAAATTGTTCAACAGCATCCAGCATGATGTCGCCCACAAACACGGCACGATCACCAAGCCCCTCCTGTCGAAGCTGTTCCACCGCGGCATGCGTGGGACAAAGGAGAAGATCTGATACCTGATCCGTGACGATGCGATTGATCTCTTCTTGCATGACGCGATTAAAGCTGCGCAAACCAGCCTCGAGATGGATGAGCGGAATATGCAACTTCGCTGCTGCCAGGGCCGAGGCAATGGTTGAGTTCGTATCTCCATACGCGATCACAGCGTCCGGCTTCCAGCTGATCATCTCCGCTTCGATACCAGCGAGCATGATTGCGGTCTGTAGTCCGGGTGTATGTGCCGGAGTACTCCTCAGCACCTGCGGTTTTGGCATACCAAGTTCGCTGAAGAAAATATCAGACATACCGGGATCACGGTGTTGTCCAGTGTGAAGCAGGCGATGCTGGATCGGAGTGGACGCAAATTGATTGAACTCCTCAATCGCCTTCGACATGATCGCCATCTTGACGAATTGGGGTCTCGTTCCACCAACAGAAAGCAGCTTCATTAGTTGGCTCCTGTCTTCTTATCGGCAGGTGGCTGAAGCTTCTGCTCATCGGGTACTGGCCGAATGGCACGTGCAGGAGATCCCATCACCACCACGCCTGAAGGAACATCGCGCGTCACAACAGAGCCAGCCGCAACAAGCGCATCTTCACCGATGGTGATGCCTGGCAATATTGTGGAATTCGCCGCGACGCGAGCACCGCGATGCATCGTTACTCCACCGAAGTGTTTGAAACGCTCCTGGGTTCGTCCAACGAAATTGTCATTTGTGAACGTGACCTCCGGCGCAACGAAGCACAAATCACCGATTGTCGATTTCGCGGTGATATACGCTCCGGTTTCGATCTTGCAGCACCGGCCAATCGTTACTTCATTCTCCACCGCCACGCCGCGACCAATGATCGTGAGCTCACCGATAGTGGTGTCTTCCCGAACACTTGCGAAATCTGCGATCAACACGCCGTCATGAACGATGGATCCGGTATAGATAACAGCGTTACTTCCAACCAAGCATCCGTTTCCGATGAAGGTGGGCATCAGTTCGCGAATATTCGTCGTCGCGCTCGCCTTCGATTTCATCGGCTTCTTTCCGATCACGACACCGTCATCGATGCGGACATCTCTTCCGATGCTGATGTGGCTATGTAGGACAACATGATTTCCAATGACAGTCCCCTCACCAATACTGACGTTTTGACCGACAACAACGTGCTTGCCAAAGCTGACGTCGGGATATTGGCGATTTCTGTCTTGTTCTTCCAGAAGAGTGTTTTCAGAAACAACAAACTCTGCTTTCATAGTTCTTTATCACCCCGGGACTGCCGCCAGTTAGCGGCTATTTCCTGCGACTTTCATAAAATGTCTTGTCTCGCTGTCCGCTGAGACTTCCGCGTCGTGGCTTTCCGAACAAAAAAAGGGGTAGCCACGATCCCTCGAAAAGATGCAACCGGCCGCAAGACGAAGGTGTTGACCAACGGTGCGGAGAATACGCATCTTGCTTGTGCCAGCTACACGGCGATGCAGTACGACTGGAAACTCTTCAATGTGATAGCCCATGTAAGACGCGCTCATGAGAATCTCCACCGTCGAGACAAATCCTGTGCTTTGGAATTGAGCCTCTCGTACAAACGAACCGCGATATGCACGGAACATGCTGGTGTAGGTGTAGAGCTTGACTGGCGAGACCACGCGATAAAGCTGCGAGCACCAGCGGCTCAGACCAAGCCGCCACGCCGGTACTCCGTCCACTCCACCTTGCGGGTGGTAGGGAGAAGCCACAACGACATCAGCCTTGCCTTCGATAATCCACTGAATCATGGGAATGAGATTGTCTGCACGATAGCTGCAGTCTGCATCGATGGTGCAAACAATCTCTGCGGTTCCCACGGTTTGAAATGCAGTACGAAACGCTTCCCCCAGGCCGCGATTCGTTCCATGCGACACGATCTGAAAAGACGCGCCGTCAGGGACCGCCCGTGGAATAAGCTCCACGGTGCGGTCAGTACTGCCATCGTCCACAAAAAGGTAGAAGACGATAAAGCGATCCTGGAGACCGCGCTGCAGTTCCGCCAAACGAATCCTTAGAACCTGCAGACTCTCCTGTTCGTTACAGACAGGGACGACTATCGCAACCCTTGGAAGGGATTGTGTGTGCGCGCGGGCCATGATTTATATCTCTCTTTCTCGCTTATCGGCGCCGACTAGCAGTGCACAATCTTCGTGGACTCAATTCCGCGGGTTGCATTGCGGCTGTCCACTACAAGCTGTGCGTTCTTGACGATCGAGGCGTAATCGTAATCCGAGTGATCCGTGGCGATGACGACACAGTCGAACTCTGCGATACGATCCAACGGCGTGCAGGTCATGCCCAGGTCGTAGTGACGACCGCGGCCGACTGTCGCGAAGTAAGGATCGTTGTATTCCACGAGTGCCTTCTCGTCCTGCAGCATCTCGATGATCTCGAGTGAAGGAGATTCGCGAAGATCGTCAATGTCCTTCTTGTATGCCATACCGAGCACCAGGATGCGGGAGCCATTGATCGACTTGCGATGCGAGTTGAGAGCATTGGCCACAGCCTGTACCACGTAGCGCGGCATGCCTTCGTTGATCTCACCTGCGAGCTCGATGAAGCGGGTGTGGAAATTCCACTCGCGCGCCTTCCAGCTCAGATAGAACGGATCGATCGGAATGCAGTGACCGCCGAGGCCGGGGCCCGGGTAGAAGGCCTGGAAGCCGAACGGCTTGGTCTTCGCGGCATCAATGACTTCCCAGATATCGATTCCCATCTTCTGCGAAAGAATCTTGAGTTCGTTCACAAGCGCGATGTTCACGCAGCGATAGATGTTCTCAAGAAGCTTCGTCATTTCGGCGGCCTGTGTGGAGGAAACCGACACAGTCTTGGCGAAGATGTTGTTGTAGAGTGCGGATGCCAGGCGTCCAGAATGTGCGCCATGCCCACCGATGACCTTGGGAATATCTCGACGTGCGACCGTGTTGTTACCTGGGTCCTCACGCTCCGGCGAGAAGGCTACGAAGAAAACATCGCCATCCGGATCCATTCCCTCTTCATACGCGCACAGTCCTTCGGGGCTGCCGGCATTCAGAATCGGGATGAGCACTTCTTCCGTCGTTCCGGGATAGGTTGTGCTCTCAAGCACAACGAGCTGTCCACGGCGCAGCCAGGGAGCAATGGACTCCGCGGTGCGTTCGATGAAGGAGAGATCGGGATCGCGATGCTCTGTGAGTGGAGTCGGTACGCAAACAATGATTGCGTCCTGATCGGAGATCTTCGAGAAGTCGGTCGTCGCACGGAATCCCTGCGAACGAGCCATCTCGATTTCAGTCGGAGGAATACGGAAGATGTAGCTCTTCCCTTCCTCAAGTTGGCTGACTTTAGCCGTATCGATGTCAAATCCCTGGATAGCGACACCCGCTTCCGAGAACAAGAGTGAGAGAGGCAGACCGACATATCCAAGGCCGATGACGCCAACCTTTGCAGTCTTCGCTTGGAGCTTATCGAGTTGACGCTCCACTTGATGGGCACGTGATGCGAGAGTTGCGCTGTTCATGCCGGGACATGTTGCACGGGTCGGGCCAAACCCAAATCCATCGCAAGAGCTTAGTAATTACCGCGCAATATCCATACTTTCGTAACTTCCATCGACTAACTAAACCGGAAAGTAACGTGACGGTGTGCAAAGAGTATGCAGAAGTTTGCGTCTCTCTTTTGCTTTCGGCCACGAAGCCTCAAAACCAGCCCCGTAAACCGGCATTTGCATTGGCACAACAATTGCACAGACATAAGCAAACGATTCCTAGATTGGGGAGACGGAACGGACATGGATACACGCTTGAAGTTGGGTGTGGTGGGTCTTGGAGCCTGGGGTTGCAACGTCGCACGTTGCCTATATGAGTTGCCTGATTGCGATCTGGTGGTTTGCAGCGACCTGAGCGAGAACCGCCGCACGATGGCGGAGCGCAACTGGGGTGTGCAAACAGTTGCATCTCTTGACGAAATGATCGCGCAATTCCCGGAAATTACAGCAGTTGCCATCGCGGCGCCGGCAGTCTTGCATTATCCGTTGGCGAAGAAGGCTCTGCTCGCAGATAAGGATGTTTTCGTCGAAAAGCCATTCACGCTGAACGTCGCTGACGCGGAAGAGTTGATGGCACTGGCGGAAGAGCGCGGCAAGGTGCTGATGGTGGGTCACCTTCTCGAATATCACCCTGCCGTGAATAAGATTCGCGACATTGTGCAGGCAGGCGAGCTCGGGGATGTCTATTACATCTACACGCAGCGCGTAAACCTTGGCCGCATCCGTGGAGATGAGAACGCGATGTGGAGCTTTGCTCCGCATGACATCTCCCAGATCCTTTACATCCTGGGCGAAGAGCCGGTGGACGTCAGCGCCCGCGGTCAGTCCTACATCCAGGACGGAATTGAAGACGTGGTGTTCCTGAGCCTCTTCTTCAAGAATCGCCGGATGGCACACATCCACATTTCCTGGCTCGACCCGCACAAGATGCGCAGCACCACCGTGGTCGGCAGCAAGAAGATGCTTGTGTTCGACGACGCCGCCACAACGGAAAAGCTGCGTATTTATGACAGCGGAGCCCAGCAGCAAGCAACCTCGTCCTACGGCGAAGCAATCCAGGTGCGATTTGGAGATATCCAGATTCCGCATCTCGCGACCACTGAGCCGTTGAAGCTGGAATTCCAGCACTTCATTCAATGCGTGAACAAGCGTCTGACACCTCGCAGCGATGCGAAGGATGGTCTCCGCGTGGTGCGCATTCTGGAAGCAGCTCAGAAATCGCTGGAACTCGATGGACTGCCGATTTCGCTCAAGTCCGGCCTGGCACGTAAGCGCATGCCGAAACTCAATCCCATGGATCGCCAGTGGACGCCTCAGATGCCGGTTGCAGGGCGCGCTCCCGTGGTGGCAGTTTCCTAAGGGCGAGAATCACATGAACGGATACAAGACAGAGTTGTTGGTGATCGGTTCTGTGCTGCTGGCCGCGGCTGGTCAAACACTGATCAAGCTGGGGCTCACGGGACATGGGGCTTTCTCCAGGACGTTATTGGAGTGGCCCCTGGCTCTCACCGCCGGTGTTGTCATCGGCCTTTGCGTGTACGGATTGGGAACGGTGATGTGGTTCGCCGCTGTGGCACAGCGCAACATCAGTTACCTCTACCCGCTCGCGGGGATCAACTATGTGCTGATGGGTTTCATCGGGCACTTCCTGCTGCATGAGGGGATGGGCCCGCTACGTTGGTGCGGAATTTTCGTCATGACCAGCGGCATCGTGCTGTTATCGAAAACCAACACAAAGGAAAGCGAATGCTGATCCAAACCTCTTCTCTTTCCTTTGCTTGGGGCTCTCTCGCAGTAAGTATCGCGATGGGGTCTTTCGCTCAGATCACGTTGAAGCACACGACAAATCTTCTCTCGGTCGTAAAACAGCGATATCGTGCAATCCCCTGGCTGCTTTTGTGGGGTCTGCTGTTCGCGGGCGCAATGGTCTTCTGGATTTTTGCGCTGCGTCGACTGGATATCTCCATCGCGTATCCGTTGATGAGTTTGGGCTATGTCGTCGTAACAGGGTTGGCAGCAATTCTTTTACGGGAACACGTTACAAAGTGGCGGTGGATTGCGGTGGGACTAATCACATGCGGGGCCGCCATGGTGGCAGGGAGCGTCTAGATATGCAGAATGCTGAAGTCCGACAGTCACATATTGCTGTTATCGGCGGCGGGTTTACAGGCATGGTTTGCGCCTTCCGTCTGTTACGCGCCGGCTATCGCGTAACGATTCTGGAACGCGAAGTCGAACTCGGTGGATTGAGCGCAACGCAATCTTACGGCTCATTCAACTGGGATCGCTTCTACCACTGCATCCTTACATCCGACAAACCGCTCCTGGGCCTGATCAAGGATCTCGGTCTCGAAGACCAGCTTCGGTGGAATAAGACAGAAGTAGGTTTGTTTGCTCACGGTGAGCTCCATCGGATGACGGGGCCTACCGACCTGCTTCGCTATCGCCATCTTTCCCTGCTCTCGAAAGCTCGGTTGGCGATCATGACGTGGTACATCACCCGCCTCACGAATGGCCGCAAGCTGGAAGGCATCCCATTGTGCCAATGGACGCGGCGCCTCTTTGGAAAGAACGTCTATTCCCAGATCTGGGAACCGCTCCTACGCTGCAAGTTGGGCGAGATGCGCAAGTATGCTTCCGCTGCATTCCTCTGGGGGACCATCGTCAGGCTAGCGTCCACACGCGAAAAGGGTCCGGGAACGCAGGAATGCCTGGGCTACATGCATGGGGGATACGAGACACTTTTCAAGCGTCTGCAGCACACTGTGAATTCCCTGCATGGTGAGACGAGCCTCGGCGTCGATATTCGCAGCATTGGCCCGGGCAACAGCGATGTCCCGGGAGAAAACGTACTCATCCGCGCGCGGCATAAGGATATCTATGTCGACGGCGTCGTACTTACGACTCCCAATCGTGTTGTCGCCAACATGCTTCAGGTGGAAGATCACCTATACAAAGAGCGCCTTGGACAGGTCACATACCTTGGCATTGTTTGCACAGTGCTGGTCCTCAAGCGGAAGCTTTCGCCTTACTACGTGACCAATGTCGCGGAGAAGATCGGATTTACAGGAGTCATTGAAATGACCAACCTGATTGATCCGCAACAGGAAACCAATGGACGCCACCTGGTCTATCTTCCGCGATACACATCACCCACGGATCCACTCTTTGCAGCAACTGACGACGCTATCTGGGAATTTATTCAGCCGGACCTGAAGCGGATCTTCCCCGACCTGCAGGAAGAAGACATTGAAAGCCGTTTCGTCTTCCGCCACAAAGACGTTCAGCCTGTACCCACCATCGACTACTCGACAATTGCGCCACCGGCCCGCACACCTGTTGCCGGAGTCTATTTGGCGAACACCGCACAGATCATCAACAACACACTCAACAACAACGCAATGACTTCCATTGCCGAAACGACATGCGACGCCCTCATGCAGGACATCCCGGCGGTACGACACGTGGAAAGCGCTGCGAAAGTTGCAGAGAAATCTCCGCTGTTCACGGAGACGCAGGAGGTACGTGCCGCATGTACAGCATGACGTTGCTCTTTGAAAGCTCATTTCGTGTGCTGGACGACTTATTGAGCCGCAGCCCAGCCCTTTGCCTTTTCCTTCTCTCTGGCGGACTGATTTTAGGCTCCATGATTCTCGATCGCAGAAATCGTGTGGCCGTTGCTGCTCCAAAAGCGCCCATCTCGAACCATAGCGTGGAAGATGGCAGAGCATGAATACGCCGATCGATACGGAAGACTCCCAGATGCGCGTGGTTGCCTATCACGAGATTCACGATGTAACCGTGAACGA is a genomic window containing:
- a CDS encoding winged helix-turn-helix domain-containing protein, giving the protein MKQILHFGEYTFEANQMVVMRGIEIIDMPQRQREALSLLLKAEGKTVSRDEFLDTVWKGVVVEEHNLTQTIFMLRKALGKLPNGREYIETVPKKGYRISLGALNQGNSSSSPSWTNSDSDVLDKLRVDFATNRFSQSSHQVVTVKSSLLIGLIALFVFAVVPILGNVYNPKEDLRAVTKLTRDGFGKVNRAPLILNKGMLVFTELRGKKPYLASVSVDGGTIAAAPLNAPNEYISGVRSERGEALISGGDQDGPITAVTLQGRPSRPMAEIFGRSASWSPDGTQIVYVSQQQIMLANSDGQNASVLATPSGTPFWPTWSPNGKSIRFSVHEANDQKSLYEVSLADRSVTPVLKGDPHEHHACCGSWSTDGKYFVYVVDGESSSSIWARREKFLRWKSKGDPWEIAAGPVDFWRSPMLSPDLRHLYAMGVQSRLYFTMLSRNCEPLLRDLSVSSLSVSHDGEWIAYTLHPEGSLWKSRLDGSQRVQLSAPGEFVKFPQWSADDRTLIYIRERNGENTIGRVNAAGGGTRTTVAAIHDVRKIAYAPVGETVAFESQSGGNRLENAIFLLTLGDQKVEPLPGGSGLSSPKWSSDGHYLSAVTNDQSKLKLFDVTSRTWHDVSSSTVIGAQAWDRKKNILYFVEAHDGSYVLMKYLVDGGKTMEIQKMPERYDEDYSSSVLEVTPSGELLFGYSVGENEVYDISVDLS
- a CDS encoding sigma-54-dependent Fis family transcriptional regulator, translated to MLRTRTVALISPSTPFLQAAVTALTFEGHDVVAFEALTEALGAMQNRSFDAVVIDVSARPPRDQRSLANIVRLAGKDRIWIALPLGVSPWASDAEQLGIRHTLGVPLRSAELEEVLTYLQELPSSPASYEAEPAQSRPVHIEDLPNNRYFLAASPSMMRIYENIRLLAQVDAPVLILGESGVGKDVIANLLHKHSRRAAHPFCSVNCAALPPDLLESELFGYEAGAFTGAVKAKPGRFEQADKGTLLLDEIGEMSAPMQAKLLHVLQDGRYSRLGARTVSTADVRVIAATNVNIDSAIADKLFREDLYYRISTFTIQVPPLRERREEIPYLIEEMVKRQAMAFHQDPVYISPRMMSILQEYEWPGNLRELGNAVIRMQVLKGQESSISDIETKVLGKVAKVQSCSKDAPEPEVSVNEMRSIVRNFKDQTESRLIQQALEEARWNRRQAALALRISYRTLLYKIEHYRLKETRVPMHFDVQNSGTSLPA
- a CDS encoding NAD(P)-dependent oxidoreductase yields the protein MKRVLITGAAGFLGSHVTDRMLAKGYEVIAVDDLSHGHMRNLEAASSHPSFEFRAVDVCDLAALRDAAGKVDSVIHLAAYKIPRYENPKKTLLVNSIGTQNALQVAIESGARFTITSTSDVYGKSPDVPFAEDGVCVLGPATVARWAYAASKMFDEHLVLAMAEEAGIYATVLRIFGSYGPRQNLTWWGGPQSVFINAILNDEVIPIHGDGQQTRSFTFVEDTSRGIVAAAEATTANLEIVNIGNNREITILDLAREIHRLCGKPGEPKIDMIPYDAIAGRKYEDVLRRVPDIRKAERLLGFRASVQLEEGLIRTIEWQKEQIKKEREKALVNA
- the wecB gene encoding non-hydrolyzing UDP-N-acetylglucosamine 2-epimerase, whose protein sequence is MKLLSVGGTRPQFVKMAIMSKAIEEFNQFASTPIQHRLLHTGQHRDPGMSDIFFSELGMPKPQVLRSTPAHTPGLQTAIMLAGIEAEMISWKPDAVIAYGDTNSTIASALAAAKLHIPLIHLEAGLRSFNRVMQEEINRIVTDQVSDLLLCPTHAAVEQLRQEGLGDRAVFVGDIMLDAVEQFGSQHREAATLRDLPVKAGGYALVTLHRAEMTDDAAKLSSILNALRQIDIPIVFPMHPRLRNRLSQTENAVFLGSHVHVVEPVGYLEMLALQRNARFVMTDSGGLQKEAYFTGVPCLTLREETEWRETLHGGWNMLVGSASEPIIQAANALVHGGPSAEPRNLDLFGGGLARKRSVDQIVEMVRAA
- a CDS encoding N-acetyltransferase; the protein is MKAEFVVSENTLLEEQDRNRQYPDVSFGKHVVVGQNVSIGEGTVIGNHVVLHSHISIGRDVRIDDGVVIGKKPMKSKASATTNIRELMPTFIGNGCLVGSNAVIYTGSIVHDGVLIADFASVREDTTIGELTIIGRGVAVENEVTIGRCCKIETGAYITAKSTIGDLCFVAPEVTFTNDNFVGRTQERFKHFGGVTMHRGARVAANSTILPGITIGEDALVAAGSVVTRDVPSGVVVMGSPARAIRPVPDEQKLQPPADKKTGAN